One segment of Lepus europaeus isolate LE1 chromosome 16, mLepTim1.pri, whole genome shotgun sequence DNA contains the following:
- the TLR1 gene encoding toll-like receptor 1: protein MTNTISSSFHLAIIVMLILAVRIQPSDGSEISINMSKTGLLHVPKDLSLQTTVLDISQNSISELQTADVQSLSKLRILIISHNRIRYLDFSVFKYNQELEYLDVSHNELWKISCHPSVNFKHLDLSFNAFDALPICKQFGNMSQLKFLGLSASQLQKSSVQPIAHLNISKVLLVLGDLYGEKEEPDVLRDFNTESLHIVFPSKKEFSFLLDVAASPAASLELSNVKSVLDDSESSYFLNVLSKLQKNPRLSNFTLHNIETTWKSFFRILQLVWPSTIEYFSISNVNVQGPLDFTEFNYSNTSIKALSIYQFSTSTFSLSQGNIYKILSNMNIQNCTVSGTRMIHMLCPLQISPFQHLDFSNNLLTDTIFKNCGTLTELKTFNLQRNQLKDLTNLIHMTTKMESLQQLDASQNSLRNDENEVDCSWTGSLLNLNLSSNALTDSVFRCLPPKVKVLDLHNNRITAIPKDVTHLEALQELNVALNSLVDLPGCGPFSSLSLLIIEHNAVSHPSAHFFQSCQKITSIKAGSNPFHCTCELREFIKSMGQLSSEVAEGWPDSYKCAYPEGYKGTLLKDFHVSQLSCNIALLMVTIGATVLVVAASVTCLCVYLDVPWYLRMVCQWTQARHRARNIPLVELQRNLQFHAFISYSGHDSAWVKSELVPNLEKEDIRVCLHERDFVPGKSIVENIINCIEKSYKSIFVLSPNFVQSEWCHYELYFAHHNLFHEGSNNLILILLEPIPQYSIPNSYHKLKTLMARRTYLEWPKEKTKHGLFWANLRAVIKVKLMEQTKDIDHTQS, encoded by the coding sequence ATGACCAACACTATTTCTAGCAGCTTCCATCTTGCCATCATTGTCATGCTAATACTTGCGGTCAGAATCCAACCATCTGATGGGAGTGAGATTTCCATTAATATGTCCAAAACAGGCCTGCTCCATGTTCCCAAAGACCTGTCTCTGCAAACCACGGTCTTAGATATTTCACAAAACTCTATATCTGAGCTTCAGACAGCAGATGTCCAATCACTCTCAAAGCTGAGGATTTTGATAATTTCTCACAACAGAATCCGATATCTTGATTTCAGTGTGTTCAAATACAACCAGGAATTGGAATACTTGGACGTGTCCCACAATGAGCTGTGGAAGATTTCTTGCCACCCTAGTGTGAACTTCAAGCACTTAGACCTCTCGTTTAATGCGTTTGATGCTCTGCCCATATGCAAACAATTTGGCAACATGTCTCAGCTGAAATTCCTGGGGCTGAGTGCAAGCCAGTTACAAAAATCCAGCGTGCAGCCAATCGCTCATTTGAATATCAGTAAGGTTTTGTTGGTCTTAGGAGACCTTTATGGGGAAAAAGAAGAGCCTGACGTGCTTCGAGACTTTAACACAGAGAGTTTGCATATTGTTTTCCCCTCCAAAAaggaattcagcttcctgttggaTGTGGCAGCCAGCCCTGCAGCAAGTCTGGAGTTGTCTAATGTTAAAAGTGTGCTGGATGACAGCGAAAGTTCTTACTTCCTAAACGTTCTGTCAAAACTTCAAAAGAATCCGAGGTTATCAAATTTTACCTTACACAACATTGAAACGACTTGGAAGTCTTTCTTTAGGATCCTCCAGCTGGTTTGGCCCTCAACCATAGAGTATTTCTCAATTTCAAATGTGAACGTTCAGGGTCCACTTGACTTCACAGAGTTTAATTATTCTAACACTTCCATAAAGGCCTTGTCTATATATCAATTTTCCACTAGTACGTTCAGTCTTTCCCAAGGTAACATCTACAAAATTTTGTCAAATATGAACATCCAAAACTGCACAGTGTCTGGGACACGTATGATCCATATGCTTTGTCCTCTCCAAATTAGCCCATTTCAGCATTTGGATTTTTCCAACAACCTCTTGACGGACacgatttttaaaaactgtggaaCCTTAACTGAGTTAAAGACATTTAATCTGCAGAGGAATCAATTAAAGGACCTCACAAACTTAATTCATATGACCACGAAGATGGAGTCTCTACAACAATTGGATGCTAGCCAAAATTCACTAAGAAATGATGAAAACGAGGTAGACTGTTCCTGGACTGGaagtttattaaatttaaatttgtctTCCAATGCACTTACAGACTCTGTTTTCAGATGTTTACCTCCCAAGGTCAAGGTGCTTGATCTCCACAATAACAGAATAACGGCCATTCCTAAAGATGTCACCCACCTGGAGGCTTTGCAAGAACTCAATGTTGCTCTCAACTCCCTCGTGGACctccctggctgtggcccctTCAGCAGCCTCTCTCTGCTGATCATTGAGCACAACGCAGTTTCCCATCCATCAGCTCATTTCTTCCAGAGCTGCCAGAAGATTACGTCAATAAAAGCGGGAAGCAATCCATTCCACTGTACATGCGAGCTAAGAGAATTCATCAAAAGTATGGGCCAACTATCGAGTGAGGTGGCGGAGGGCTGGCCTGATTCCTATAAGTGTGCCTACCCAGAAGGCTACAAGGGAACCCTGCTCAAGGACTTTCACGTGTCTCAATTATCCTGCAACATAGCCCTGCTGATGGTCACCATTGGGGCCACCGTGCTGGTGGTGGCCGCTTCCGTGACCTGCCTCTGCGTCTACCTGGATGTGCCCTGGTACCTGAGGATGGTGTGTCAGTGGACCCAGGCCCGGCACAGGGCTCGGAACATCCCCCTAGTGGAACTCCAAAGAAACCTCCAGTTCCATGCTTTTATTTCATACAGTGGGCATGACTCTGCGTGGGTGAAGAGTGAATTAGTACCCAACCTAGAAAAAGAAGATATCCGGGTTTGTCTCCATGAGAGAGACTTTGTTCCTGGCAAGAGCATTGTGGAAAACATCATAAACTGCATTGAGAAGAGTTACAAGTCCATCTTTGTCTTGTCTCCCAACTTTGTCCAGAGTGAGTGGTGCCATTATGAGCTCTACTTTGCTCACCACAATCTCTTCCATGAAGGATCCAATAACTTAATCCTGATCTTGCTGGAGCCCATTCCACAGTACTCCATTCCGAACAGCTATCACAAGCTCAAAACCCTCATGGCACGGAGGACTTACTTGGAATGGCCAAAGGAGAAGACTAAACATGGACTTTTCTGGGCAAACCTAAGAGCAGTCATTAAAGTTAAGCTGATGGAGCAAACAAAAGACATAGATCACACACAGAGCTAA
- the TLR10 gene encoding toll-like receptor 10, whose translation MRLIRSIYLFCTIVVSVEGWAPKLPEERELTTNLSNLSLRKVPADLAPASTTVDLSYNLLSELQNSDFRSVSKLKILILCHNSLQQLDIKSFEFNKELQYLDVSHNRLKVVTWYPLASLKHVDLSFNRFDTMPISEEIGHMSQLETLGLSGAKIQKSDFQKISHLHFNTVILGLRTLSHYEEGSLPILNTTKLHIVLPVNVNFWALLCDGLKTSKILEMTNIDGKSQFVSHETRHNLILENAKTSILLFNKVDLLWDELLLVFQFVWHTSVEYFQIKNLTFGGIVYLDHKSFNYTSTVMRTVKLEHVRFRIFNIPQDRIYLLFTKMDIENLTISDAQMPHMLFPNSPTRFQYLNFANNILTDDLLKKPAQLPDLKTLILKGNKLETLSLASCFVSLTPVMHLDLSQNLLQHQNDDNCSWPDTLLTMNLSTNKLAGSVFRCLPRSIQTLDLNNNKIQTIPKEIIHLTSLRELNIALNFLTDLPGCSHFRKLSMLNVEMNFILSPSLNFLQSCQEVRTLNVGKNPFRCTCDLRDFIQLGKYSEGMLLGWSDSYLCEYPLNLKGTRLKDVYLPELSCNMALLIVTIVAVVLVLGMAVAFSCLCLDLPWYLRMLGQWIQTRFRVGEATQEQLKRNVQFHAFIAYSERDSLWVKNALIPSLEKEDGSVLICIYERNFDPGKSMAENIINCIEKSYKSIFILSPDFVQSEWCHYEGIAHHDLFHENSDHIIFILLEPVPFYCIPARYQKLKDLMERKALLEWPKSRHKCRLVLANLRAAIDVNLSDNRQACELQTFTGLDEQTRGSASSLVRTDCL comes from the coding sequence ATGAGACTTATCAGAAGCATTTACTTGTTTTGTACCATTGTGGTATCAGTGGAGGGCTGGGCCCCAAAGCTGCCAGAGGAAAGAGAATTGACAACCAACCTCAGCAACTTGTCTCTGAGAAAGGTTCCCGCAGACTTAGCCCCAGCCTCAACCACAGTAGATTTATCCTACAACCTCCTTTCCGAACTCCAGAATTCAGATTTTCGTTCTGTCTCCAAACTGAAAATTTTGATTCTGTGCCATAATAGTCTCCAGCAACTGGATATCAAGAGCTTTGAGTTCAACAAAGAGTTACAATATTTAGATGTGTCTCACAACAGACTGAAGGTCGTAACCTGGTATCCATTGGCCAGTCTCAAACATGTAGATCTCTCCTTTAATCGTTTTGACACCATGCCCATCAGCGAGGAGATTGGCCACATGTCACAGCTGGAAACCCTGGGGCTGAGTGGGGCAAAAATCCAAAAATCAGATTTCCAGAAAATTTCTCACCTGCATTTCAATACTGTCATCTTAGGACTGAGAACCCTTTCCCATTATGAAGAAGGCAGCCTGCCCATCTTAAACACAACAAAACTTCACATTGTTCTACCAGTGAATGTCAATTTTTGGGCACTCTTGTGTGATGGACTTAAGACTtcaaaaatactagaaatgacaAATATAGATGGCAAAAGCCAATTTGTAAGTCATGAAACTCGACACAATCTCATTTTGGAGAATGCCAAGACATCCATTCTGTTATTTAATAAAGTTGATTTGCTCTGGGATGAACTTCTCCTTGTATTCCAGTTTGTTTGGCATACTTCAGTGGAATACTTCCAAATCAAAAATCTGACTTTCGGAGGTATTGTTTATCTTGACCACAAATCCTTTAACTACACAAGCACTGTGATGAGAACTGTAAAATTGGAGCATGTTCGTTTCAGAATTTTTAATATCCCACAGGATAGAATCTacttgcttttcaccaaaatggacatagaaaacctgacaATATCAGATGCCCAAATGCCACACATGCTGTTCCCTAATTCTCCTACGAGGTTCCAGTATTTAAATTTTGCCAATAACATCTTAACGGATGACCTGCTTAAAAAACCTGCCCAACTGCCTGATCTGAAAACTCTCATTCTGAAGGGAAATAAACTGGAGACGCTTTCGTTGGCGAGTTGCTTTGTTAGCCTCACACCTGTGATGCACTTGGATCTGAGCCAAAATCTATTACAACATCAAAACGATGACAATTGCTCATGGCCGGACACCTTGCTTACCATGAATCTGTCAACCAATAAATTGGCTGGCTCTGTTTTCAGGTGCTTGCCCAGAAGTATTCAAACACTTGATCTGAATAATAAcaaaattcaaactatccctaagGAGATTATCCACCTGACGTCCTTACGAGAGTTAAACATCGCATTGAATTTTCTAACTGATCTCCCTGGATGCAGTCATTTCAGAAAACTCTCAATGCTGAACGTTGAAATGAACTTCATTCTCAGCCCCTCTCTGAACTTTTTGCAGAGCTGCCAGGAAGTTCGGACTCTAAATGTGGGGAAAAATCCATTCCGGTGTACTTGTGACTTAAGAGATTTCATTCAGCTTGGGAAATACTCAGAGGGCATGCTGCTTGGGTGGTCCGACTCCTACCTCTGTGAATACCCTTTGAATCTAAAGGGCACTCGGCTAAAGGATGTTTACCTTCCCGAATTATCTTGCAACATGGCTCTGTTAATTGTCACCATTGTGGCTGTTGTGCTAGTTCTGGGGATGGCTGTGGCCTTTAGCTGCCTCTGCCTGGACCTGCCTTGGTATCTCAGGATGCTAGGTCAATGGATACAAACACGTTTCAGGGTTGGGGAAGCAACCCAAGAACAACTCAAGAGAAACGTCCAGTTCCATGCCTTCATTGCATATAGTGAACGTGATTCTCTCTGGGTAAAGAATGCATTGATCCCTAGTCTAGAGAAAGAAGATGGTTCtgtcttgatttgcatttacgAGAGAAACTTCGACCCTGGCAAGAGCATGGCTGAAAATATTATCAACTGCATTGAGAAAAGCTACAAATCCATCTTTATTTTGTCTCCTGACTTTGTGCAGAGTGAGTGGTGCCATTACGAAGGAATTGCCCACCATGATCTCTTCCATGAAAATTctgatcatataatttttatcttaCTGGAACCTGTCCCATTCTATTGCATTCCCGCTAGGTATCAGAAGCTGAAAGATCTCATGGAAAGGAAAGCACTCTTGGAATGGCCCAAGAGTAGGCATAAGTGTAGGCTTGTTTTGGCAAACCTTCGAGCTGCTATTGATGTGAATTTATCAGATAACAGACAAGCATGTGAGCTACAGACATTCACAGGACTGGACGAACAGACCCGAGGTTCTGCAAGCTCTCTAGTAAGAACCGACTGCCTATAA